The following proteins are encoded in a genomic region of Ignisphaera cupida:
- a CDS encoding RuvB-like helicase encodes MIREVKEESKREMLKRISAHSHIRGLGLDEKGEPLFIADGLVGQLEARKAAGVVVKMIKEGKLAGRGILFVGPPGSGKTALAIAIARELGEDTPFVMINGAELYSSEIKKTEILMRAVRRAIGIRIREFRRVYEGVVKEIKFALASHPFNPYVKVPRGARITLATKDEEKTLEVDQAIATQLAQLGVRRGDLISIDADSGEVFKLGRVKGVEKAKYYDVETTRVLEEMPKGKIFKEKEIVRTVTLHDLDEAYAAQKRAVISLIGVGTEEKEIDPEIRRAVDESVKKALSEGKVTLVPGVLFIDDVHMLDIEAFSFLSRVMESEFSPILIMATNRGITKIRGTELEGPHGVPLDLLDRLLIITVRPYTTDEMREIILIRADEEEVKLSKDALELLVKIASERSLRYAIQLMQPARIIAEKKGRDEIRKEDVEEASKLFIDVSQSVELARKWEDKFLK; translated from the coding sequence ATGATCAGAGAAGTTAAGGAGGAATCCAAAAGAGAGATGCTAAAAAGAATAAGTGCTCACAGTCATATAAGAGGCTTAGGTTTAGACGAAAAAGGAGAGCCTTTATTCATAGCTGATGGTCTTGTTGGACAACTAGAGGCTAGAAAAGCTGCTGGCGTTGTTGTTAAAATGATTAAAGAAGGTAAGCTTGCTGGAAGAGGAATATTATTTGTTGGTCCACCAGGTTCTGGAAAAACAGCATTAGCAATAGCAATAGCAAGAGAACTTGGTGAAGACACTCCATTTGTAATGATAAATGGAGCAGAGCTTTACTCTAGTGAGATTAAGAAGACAGAAATTTTGATGAGAGCTGTTAGAAGAGCTATTGGAATTAGGATAAGAGAATTTAGAAGAGTTTATGAAGGTGTTGTAAAAGAAATAAAATTTGCATTGGCTTCACACCCATTCAATCCGTATGTAAAGGTGCCTAGAGGTGCAAGAATAACTCTTGCTACAAAAGATGAAGAGAAAACACTTGAAGTTGATCAAGCTATTGCGACACAGCTTGCTCAATTAGGTGTGAGAAGAGGTGATTTGATAAGCATAGATGCTGATTCTGGTGAGGTTTTCAAACTTGGAAGAGTGAAGGGTGTTGAAAAAGCAAAATACTATGATGTTGAAACAACGAGGGTTTTAGAGGAAATGCCAAAAGGTAAAATATTCAAGGAGAAAGAGATTGTAAGAACAGTTACGCTTCACGATTTAGATGAAGCATATGCAGCTCAGAAAAGGGCGGTAATATCATTAATTGGTGTAGGTACGGAAGAAAAAGAAATAGATCCAGAGATTAGAAGAGCTGTTGACGAATCAGTTAAGAAGGCATTAAGTGAAGGGAAGGTTACTCTTGTTCCAGGAGTTCTGTTTATAGATGATGTTCATATGCTTGATATAGAGGCGTTTAGCTTCTTAAGTAGAGTAATGGAGAGTGAGTTCTCACCAATACTTATAATGGCTACAAACAGGGGTATAACGAAGATACGTGGCACAGAGCTTGAAGGTCCTCATGGTGTACCACTAGATCTTCTCGATAGGCTTCTAATTATAACTGTAAGACCGTATACAACAGATGAAATGAGGGAAATAATACTGATTAGAGCCGATGAGGAAGAGGTAAAGCTTTCTAAAGATGCTTTAGAACTTTTAGTTAAAATTGCAAGTGAAAGAAGTCTGAGATATGCAATTCAATTAATGCAGCCAGCAAGAATTATTGCTGAGAAAAAAGGAAGAGATGAAATAAGAAAAGAAGATGTTGAGGAGGCAAGTAAATTATTCATAGATGTTTCACAAAGTGTTGAACTCGCAAGGAAATGGGAAGATAAATTCCTAAAGTAG